The following coding sequences lie in one Lysobacter capsici genomic window:
- a CDS encoding anhydro-N-acetylmuramic acid kinase encodes MADNSSIPSGTGAGEPASGLYLGLISGTSADGIDAALVQFEHGAAPTRCALVLGRTYPWPDDLRERLVALGQGGDARSLEELGTLDIQVAQAFAQAALALIDEAGVDRRAVAAIGSHGQTVRHRPAGARFDGQHPFTWQIGDGAVIAERTGIATAADFRRRDVAAGGHGAPLMPAFHAALLHSPDEDRVALNLGGIANFTLLPARGEVRGFDTGPANCLMDAWALRHLGRPYDADGAFAAQGEVDPSLLARLLDEPWFALPPPKSTGREQFHLDWVDARLSGGERPQDVQATLLELSAISIADALRAHQPATTRVLACGGGVRNTALLARLAARLPGVTVESTQQYGLDPDFVEAMGFAWLARQTLAGLPGNLPSVTGARGLRVLGTVHPAG; translated from the coding sequence GTGGCTGACAATTCTTCGATCCCGTCGGGCACCGGCGCGGGTGAACCGGCTTCAGGCCTTTATCTTGGCCTGATCTCCGGCACCAGCGCCGACGGCATCGACGCCGCGCTGGTGCAGTTCGAACACGGCGCCGCGCCGACGCGCTGCGCGCTGGTGCTCGGCCGCACCTACCCGTGGCCGGACGATCTGCGCGAACGCCTGGTCGCGCTCGGCCAGGGCGGCGATGCGCGCTCGCTGGAGGAACTGGGCACGCTCGACATCCAGGTCGCGCAGGCGTTCGCGCAGGCCGCGCTGGCGCTGATCGACGAGGCCGGCGTGGACCGGCGCGCGGTCGCGGCGATCGGTTCGCACGGGCAGACCGTGCGCCATCGCCCGGCGGGCGCGCGCTTCGACGGCCAGCACCCTTTCACCTGGCAGATCGGCGACGGCGCGGTGATCGCCGAACGCACCGGCATCGCCACGGCCGCGGATTTCCGTCGCCGCGATGTCGCCGCCGGCGGCCACGGTGCGCCGCTGATGCCGGCCTTCCATGCCGCGCTGCTGCATTCGCCCGACGAGGACCGCGTCGCGCTGAACCTAGGCGGCATCGCCAATTTCACCCTGTTGCCGGCGCGCGGCGAGGTGCGCGGGTTCGACACCGGACCGGCCAACTGCCTGATGGACGCCTGGGCGCTGCGCCATCTGGGCCGGCCCTACGACGCCGACGGCGCGTTCGCGGCCCAGGGCGAGGTCGATCCGTCGTTGCTGGCGCGGTTGCTCGATGAGCCCTGGTTCGCGCTGCCGCCGCCCAAGAGCACCGGCCGCGAGCAGTTCCATCTGGATTGGGTCGACGCCCGCCTGAGCGGCGGCGAGCGGCCGCAGGACGTGCAGGCGACCTTGCTCGAACTCAGCGCGATCAGCATCGCCGACGCGCTGCGCGCGCATCAGCCGGCGACCACGCGGGTGCTGGCCTGCGGCGGCGGGGTGCGCAACACCGCGCTGCTGGCGCGGCTGGCGGCGCGCTTGCCGGGGGTGACGGTGGAATCGACCCAGCAGTACGGGCTGGACCCGGATTTCGTCGAGGCGATGGGCTTTGCGTGGCTGGCGCGGCAGACCCTGGCGGGGTTGCCGGGGAATCTGCCGAGCGTGACCGGAGCGCGGGGGTTGCGGGTGTTGGGGACGGTGCATCCGGCGGGTTGA
- a CDS encoding M23 family metallopeptidase, with protein MTVPEQASSVGAERRERLKALREAALKRPVLARHISDGFNGRWSGRQWVQAGLFATLGMMVAAIVPGFSQSTASVRAHEPRQSLALALPPLTLARLKGETGDSWQLVRVNRGQTLNSVFKDMDIPTSTMRQILEQPGAKEALMRMKPGTELGFDMPVNGALRTFRYDKDDSHRIELSLTGDKITQKVIARPTETRTVVLSGKVGKSLFRSARKVGLTSANINTLTDDIFKYDIDFNEDVGTDDRFSVVVEQTWREGELLSTGPILAATFTSEGKLHTGFRFDRGGKPEYFTGDGRPLKKSFIRMPIAYARLTSGFGSRRHPVLGNIRMHMGVDYAAGTGTPIMAAGDARVQFIGWKGGYGRAVILDHGRGYTTLYGHMSNFSKVKPGQRIAQGTVIGYVGSSGLATGPHLHYEFRVNGVHRNPLSVTMPPPEPLSGAALAQFRSQTSVALARIRQVENVIYADAGPAPAPAPAQQATPSIKQVAKKVAKSRRA; from the coding sequence ATGACAGTACCCGAGCAGGCTTCCAGTGTGGGCGCCGAACGACGCGAACGACTGAAAGCCTTGCGTGAAGCCGCGTTGAAACGACCGGTGTTGGCGCGGCATATCTCCGATGGATTCAACGGTCGCTGGTCGGGCCGGCAATGGGTGCAGGCCGGCCTGTTCGCCACCCTCGGCATGATGGTCGCCGCGATCGTTCCCGGTTTCAGCCAGTCCACCGCCTCGGTGCGCGCGCACGAGCCGCGCCAGTCGCTGGCGCTGGCGTTGCCGCCGCTGACCCTGGCGCGCCTGAAGGGCGAGACCGGCGACAGCTGGCAGCTGGTCCGGGTCAACCGCGGCCAGACCTTGAACTCGGTGTTCAAGGACATGGACATCCCGACCTCGACCATGCGCCAGATTCTCGAGCAGCCCGGCGCGAAGGAAGCGCTGATGCGGATGAAGCCCGGCACCGAACTGGGCTTCGACATGCCGGTCAACGGCGCGCTGCGCACCTTCCGTTACGACAAGGACGACAGCCACCGGATCGAGCTGAGCCTCACCGGCGACAAGATCACCCAGAAGGTGATCGCGCGTCCGACCGAAACCCGCACCGTGGTGCTCAGCGGCAAGGTCGGCAAGTCCTTGTTCCGTTCGGCGCGCAAGGTCGGGCTGACCTCGGCCAACATCAACACCCTGACCGACGACATCTTCAAGTACGACATCGACTTCAACGAAGACGTCGGCACCGACGACCGTTTCAGCGTGGTGGTCGAGCAGACCTGGCGCGAGGGCGAGCTGCTCAGCACCGGTCCGATCCTGGCCGCGACCTTCACCAGCGAAGGCAAGCTGCACACCGGTTTCCGCTTCGATCGCGGCGGTAAACCCGAGTATTTCACCGGCGACGGCCGGCCGCTGAAGAAGAGCTTCATCCGCATGCCGATCGCATACGCGCGGTTGACCTCGGGCTTCGGCTCGCGCCGGCATCCGGTGCTCGGCAACATCCGCATGCACATGGGCGTGGACTACGCCGCCGGCACCGGTACGCCGATCATGGCCGCGGGCGACGCGCGCGTGCAGTTCATCGGCTGGAAGGGCGGCTACGGCCGCGCGGTGATCCTCGATCACGGCCGCGGCTACACCACGCTGTACGGGCACATGTCGAACTTCAGCAAGGTCAAGCCGGGGCAGCGCATCGCCCAGGGCACGGTGATCGGCTATGTCGGCAGCTCGGGCCTGGCGACCGGGCCGCACCTGCATTACGAATTCCGCGTCAACGGCGTGCATCGCAATCCGCTGTCGGTGACCATGCCGCCGCCCGAGCCGCTCAGCGGCGCGGCGCTGGCGCAGTTCCGCAGCCAGACCAGCGTGGCGCTGGCGCGCATCCGTCAGGTCGAGAACGTCATCTACGCCGATGCCGGTCCGGCGCCCGCGCCCGCGCCGGCCCAGCAGGCCACGCCGTCGATCAAGCAGGTGGCGAAGAAGGTGGCCAAGTCGCGCAGGGCGTAA
- the tyrS gene encoding tyrosine--tRNA ligase, with protein MNSAPPTTQEALDLIARGADEILKREELEARLKLGRPLRIKAGFDPTAPDLHIGHTVLLNKMRQFQDLGHQVIFLIGDFTGMIGDPSGKNVTRKPLTREDVLANAETYAEQVFKVLDKERTEVRFNSEWFGKMSAADMIRLAGQHTVARMLERDDFAKRYAGQQSIAIHEFLYPLVQGYDSVALKCDVELGGTDQKFNLLMGRGLQEHHGQPPQIVLTMPLLEGLDGVNKMSKSLGNYIGINEPPIDIVTKTMKIDDVLMWRWIDLLSFEIGIAEAASLKGQIEAGQLNPRDLKLRLARELAARFHGEQAAETAVAGWNAAVRGEGDISSLPLTDVAVPAEGLRIAALLVAAGLTPSNGEGNRKLKERAVKVDGNVVEDPQQVFGPGFEGVLAVGKRNFARVRLVAA; from the coding sequence TTGAACAGCGCGCCCCCCACCACCCAAGAAGCCCTCGACCTGATCGCCCGCGGCGCCGACGAAATCCTCAAGCGCGAGGAGCTCGAAGCCCGGCTCAAGCTCGGCCGCCCGCTGCGGATCAAGGCCGGGTTCGACCCGACCGCGCCGGACCTGCACATCGGCCACACCGTCTTGTTGAACAAGATGCGGCAGTTCCAGGACCTGGGCCATCAGGTGATCTTCCTGATCGGCGACTTCACCGGAATGATCGGCGACCCCAGCGGCAAGAACGTCACCCGCAAGCCGCTGACCCGCGAGGACGTGCTCGCCAACGCCGAGACCTACGCCGAGCAGGTGTTCAAGGTGCTGGACAAGGAGCGCACCGAGGTCCGCTTCAACTCCGAGTGGTTCGGCAAGATGTCGGCCGCCGACATGATCCGCCTAGCCGGCCAGCACACGGTGGCGCGCATGCTCGAACGCGACGACTTCGCCAAGCGCTACGCCGGCCAGCAGTCGATCGCGATCCACGAATTCCTGTATCCGCTGGTGCAGGGCTACGACTCGGTGGCGCTTAAGTGCGACGTCGAGCTCGGCGGCACCGATCAGAAATTCAACCTGTTGATGGGCCGCGGCCTGCAGGAGCACCACGGCCAACCGCCGCAGATCGTGCTGACCATGCCGCTGCTGGAAGGCCTGGACGGCGTCAACAAGATGTCCAAGTCGCTGGGCAACTACATCGGCATCAACGAGCCGCCGATCGACATCGTCACCAAGACCATGAAGATCGACGACGTGTTGATGTGGCGCTGGATCGATCTGCTGAGCTTCGAGATCGGCATCGCCGAGGCGGCGAGCCTCAAGGGCCAGATCGAAGCCGGCCAGCTCAACCCGCGCGACCTCAAGCTGCGCCTGGCGCGCGAGCTGGCCGCGCGCTTCCACGGCGAGCAGGCGGCCGAGACCGCGGTCGCCGGTTGGAATGCGGCGGTGCGCGGGGAGGGCGATATCTCTTCATTGCCGTTGACCGACGTGGCCGTGCCGGCCGAGGGGCTGCGGATCGCCGCCTTGTTGGTGGCCGCGGGCTTGACCCCCAGCAACGGCGAAGGCAATCGCAAGCTCAAGGAGCGGGCGGTCAAGGTCGACGGCAACGTCGTGGAAGACCCGCAGCAGGTGTTCGGCCCGGGGTTCGAGGGGGTACTGGCGGTGGGCAAGCGCAATTTCGCCCGGGTGCGCCTGGTAGCAGCCTGA